The following DNA comes from Anticarsia gemmatalis isolate Benzon Research Colony breed Stoneville strain chromosome 10, ilAntGemm2 primary, whole genome shotgun sequence.
AGGTAATTATGTAAACATCTGTATCTTTTTGGTTCAAGGAATTTTTGTGTATCCAGTATTCCAGTGGCATAAGTTCAGATACCTAGTCATTGATTAACTATATAGCTTCAGCAGATCATACATATATCTGCATATCCTTATTTATAGTCACTATCCATCAGATAGGATAAAATGAGAAACAAGCTTAGTAGAAAGCATAccttataatgttatatttattacactCTTGCCTGGCAGCACTTAGTGCGcaaacaaacagtaaataaatctCAAGAGTTCATTACTTATCAGCTTTTAACTGAAcatgttacattataattttaaataatattaaagtactCAAGTAAGCTCATTCACATTGCACTTGTTGtgtaaaaatatcaatgacACAATGTGGATGTGCTTGAAAGCAGTCAGCTCAGGTAGTTAGTAATTACAAATGCTACATGACGGAGATGGTATCAGCCGCTGGCGACCAACACATTGGACTTGGCCGGCTGCTCGGGCTCTTGCTCTTTCTTATCATGGACATTTTGCCAGTGGATGTTGTTTTGCTGAACATACTCATTGATAGTACGACCTTTATTTTCTAGTTGTTCTTCCAATGCTTTGATTGCCTTCGGCAGCTGTTCACAATTGTTCTCTAATTCAGGTAGTACTTCGTTCACGGTGCGCTCTACTAGCACACCTCCGATCATTCGGAAACATTTGCGTGTTTTGTCCACTCCGCGAAGAGTTTCAATTACtattctaaaaaaaacaaagaataagtttaacatacatatatgtaatatttaacaCATCTAAGATGCTTAAGCTGTGTCATAGGATACAGCTTGTTTAAAATCTGTCAGTAAAGATAAGTATCATATTACGACATttctcaaattaaatttaaaatattgatagaattattgtatttacttgTGCTCGTTCAAGTCCATTTCCAACTCTGTAATCTTATTCGCTAGCTGTCGCTGTTCGCTGCGAAGCATTTGTAATCCGGTAAAAACTTCTTCACTTGTTTTCGCTTTTAGATTTTTTGGAGCCGGCTTCGACATTGTTGTGATTGTTGTTTTACCACTTTTCCAAAACTAGTTTGTATTTAAGTGCAAATCTCGCAGATTGGATGATCTAAAATCACGAATTCATGAGTATCAAAATGACATTTCTTACATTATAGGTTAGTTTTAGTGTGACCAGATCAAATTTTAGGAAAAAAGTAAGACCTCaagaaaatactgaaatataccgACTTGCATCGGGAAAATATAGGTACCAATTAAAATACTCATTTTTAAAAAAGGTTATTCACTGCATGTTGTTTTAAAGATGGTAATCGGCTTTGGAGCTTCGCATTGCAAAAGGCGGCGTATTCGTCATCTCTGTGTCGTGAAAGCCACGAAGAAAACTCAGGAATTTGTTCGCATTTAGCCGAATAAAGATGATAACTAGACATCCTCTCCGATCGGATgcgtcaattaaaataaaacaaggacAAAATGCACTCTTGTACGACAAAATTGTACTAGAAATTCGGGGAATTTCCCGAATCatcaaaaagaaaattcaaagaTTACCTACTCTAGGTACTCACTTATTTTAAAGTTGTTGAAAGCAAAAGAAATCAATTTAGGTGTAGGTACCTAAATTGATTTCTTTTGTACCTTCTAATCGTGTATGTATTGCACCTGCCTACcgtgaaaaaatattactatgtttgttagtaagtatttttatataaaaaataattcatcatATTATACGAAAGATACAGAAAAACTGTTGCAAGAATCAAACAAAACGTGAACATAAATCAAGGTCTACGAGCACTagctcataaaaaaaataaagatgcAAAAagagaataattaattattgtgaaTGACGCGGAATAAATGATTGGCATGTGCCAAAATGATCAAAACAGAGTTTTAATGTTGTCTATGATTTTAATGTCGTTGTCAAATATTGTCATTATTTTGGTGAAATTCTAAATCAGACTTTACTATTTACCTAATTTTCGTTAACaatgtaatgattttttttatattgaattttagTGTCTCaggaattttaatttaatgttgagTGTTTTAAGATAATTGTCGTTTACTGAAGTAGACCTGAATGGTAATCGTCATTTAGTGTTGAAGTATTATAATTGAAAACACTACAAATTTAAAGCATATCACTCATCAGCTGGTGGTAAAGTGTGCAACAATATGAAGTTTGAAGAGAGCCTCGTAGCTAAAGAGTGGGAGAGCGGTCGCGAAGCCGCCTGCGGCGATGTGGTAAGTACATTGTTATTGCGATGATACCGCCCCTCTTTTTAACGACTTCGGAAAAAGGAAGAGATTTGAGACCGTATAGTATTGCGACGCTGGAGCGTAAGTACTATGGAACGGGGATTTCTATATTGAGTAGGTATACGTAAATTTcaagtattaattttttttaaatagatttatggAGTCGATCTGATGACTTGGCCAAACACAGTTGAGGGAACTTCTCAATGATTTACAGCATTTACTCTGTGCTTGGGTGTGATGATGGATTTATTGATCTTCTTAACATAGGGCTCTATACTaactgttaatattataaaggacataattatacttgtattatattattatgatattagtaAGCAGGTGTCTACATCAAGAGATAGAAAAAGAACAAGAAGGATGACTTAAATATTGATCACAATATAATTGGTAAAGGCAGCTAGATTCagtaaaatcttttgttttatttcaaaatgttatcaTGGTCAATGGGACTAGAATCATACCTATtgaaatatagaaaattataaggCTGATAGATGTTCAAATGATGTGGGAATCTGCTCTGCTTAACTGCAATTAGAACTCACCATTTTGAAGAAATGACAGATATTTGTCTTAAAGTTAAGCTTTTTTTGTACTATACAGGGCAGACAGCTATGTCTAACTATTGTAGTGCATATGGCATATCAATTGTAAGGCTAATGGACTGAATAACTTGAATCATCCGCCTTAGAACCCgtagaaatatataagtttttatttcgtaGTGTAATGTTTAAGTTTTAGTAAGCAAAAGTTATTCAACTGTTCGCCATTACTCTTTCATGAAACAATCTTTAGTACTTTTACGCTTCGAGTAACGGGACCCTAAAAATAAACTCGGTCAGTCTCAGTGGTCTGCGGGGGGCGAGGCCACGCCGTCAGACGCGGCGCTCGGCGCGCTCCTGGAGGACGCCGAGCCCAGCGACGACGACGCCGAGCGTCGCGTGCGCCGCCTCGGCTCCCGCCTCGCGCGCCTCGACGCGCTCAACGTTGGCGGCATGCTGGCCGCCGCCACCGAGAgcggcggcgccggcgccgccctGGCCGCGCGCCTAGAGGACGGGCTGGGCGCGGGCGCTGCTCTGTCGCAACGCCTGCGCCGCTACGAGGCGCTGGCGcgggccgcgcccgccgccccgcACGCGCGTACCGACGCGGCGCGCGCCGACGCTAACGCCCGCGCGCTGCTGGCCGAGCTCGGCGACCTGTATCGCTGGCTGGACGCGGCGCCGCTGCGCGACCTGGACTCGCTGGCCGAGGTGTCGCTCACTAGCGCCGATGGCCGCGCACGCGCCCTGGCGGCAGGTGAGGCGCTGCGGGCGGCGCTGCGGGCCgaggccgccgcgcccgccgctcGCCGGCGCCTGTCCGCCGTGCGCGAGCGCTTGCGGCGCCTGGCTCGCGCTAAGGACCAGGTGCGCGATAACGTTTTCGACCGGTTAGGTCCTTCATTTTCGCCTTCGAATGCTGAtgattgacatattattattttgcgcGTCGACAGCTGGCGGCGGCGCTGGCCCGTCACTTGAACAACGCGCTCATCCACCTCGGCAACGAGGCGGCACACGAGGCGCGGCCGCATCGCCATCACCCCGAGCTGCTGCCCTACGCTCCTTTCATGCGGTGGCTCAAAGACATGGACGACAAGTCGTTCGACGCGCTCGCCAAGGTGACGCCCTACACGCGACCGCGTGCGCGGACGTGGAGCGAGGAGCCGTACTGACCGCAGTGTGTGCCCGCAGGTGTACGTGAGCACGTGGTCGCGCGTGTACGAGCGCGAGGTGCGCGCCGCGGTGGAGACGGCCCGCACGGCActggccgccgcgccgcccgaccGCGCCGACGAGCCGCTCGACAACGTACGTAGTGCTCTCGCTTTCGTCGTGCGCCCTGTACGCGGCTCACCTCGCCTCTCGTTAATCGCGCTCGTATCTGCAGGTGCTGAGTCTCGTCGAGAACCTGTGCAACGCGGAGCAAGACTTCTGCGCCCAGTTCTTCTTCCTCGACGTGGACGTGAAGGTGCGTACGCGACACCGTTAAGTCTCGTTATTTCGGTAATAATGAACCCTGTAACCCGTCGACGTTCCTGCAGGGCGACGGCAGCGACGGAGAACgcagcgagcgaagcgaaggcGAGCGGAACGAGGCGGGGCGAGCGCGCGCCGGCACCGAGACGCGCCGCTTCATGTCCGAGCTGTTCCCCGCGCTCGAGAGCGACCTCGTGGCGCTGGTCGCGCACGTCGAGCGACACGACCCCTAGTGAGTAGCCGCCGCGCTCTCCGCCTCGGAGGTTCAGCGAATAGacacgtattattattttcgtcTTGTGCAGCGGAGCGATGCGCGCGCTGGCGTGCGTGGGGCGGCGCGTGCTGGGCGCGGGcgaggcggcggcgggcggcgagGCGCGCTGGGCGCGGGCGGCGCTGGCCGGCGTGGCCGTGGCCGCCAAGCGCGGCGCCGACCGCTCCGTGGCCGAGCGCCTGGCCGCGCTGCCGGACGCCGTGAAGCAGGCGGCCAAGAAGCCCAAGTGCGGCGTGCTGAGCTTCGTGGGCGAGCTGGAGCGGCTGTCGGCGGCGTGCGAGGCGATCTTCGCGGCGAGCGGGCGGCGCGCCGACCTGGACCGCTGGTACGTGTCGCTGGCGGGCGCCATGGTGCAGACCATCCGCCACGCCACGCACCCGCGCACGCCGCGCGCCGTGCTGCACATGGAGAACTTCCACCGCCTGCACGCGGCGCTGTGCGCGCTGCGCGTGCCGGCGCTGGACGCGCTGCGGCGCGAGTGCCGCGCGCGCTACTCGGACGCGCTGCGCGCCTACGTGACGCAGTACTTCGGGCGGCCGCTGGAGAAGCTCACGCAGTTCTTCGAGGGCGTGGCCGAGGCCGTGGCGCAGGGCGTGCGCGAGGACGAGGTGTGCTACCGCGCCGCCTTCAGCAAGCACGAGCTGCGCCGCGTGCTGGCGCTGTACCCGGCGCCCGAGGTGCGCAAGTCGCTGCACCGCCTGTACCGCACCGTGGAGAAGCACCTGAGCGAGGAGGGCGGCCTGCTGCAGGTGGTGTGGCGCGCCATGCAGGAGGAGTTCATCGCGCAGCACGTGGCGCTGCAGGCGCGCATCGCCGCGTGCTACCCCGCCGCCGGCCTGGCGCTGCCGCTCACCACGCAGCACATCCTCGACGCCTTCTCCGACATCGCGCGCGAGCACTGACTTCTTATCATTACTTtacgtatatttatgtatatgttagttatgttattatgtatatgttagttagccttctaacctaacctacccatgttgGTTTGCCGacaactccttctttataactattaaattattttatataagctacatttacctgcccttgaggtatatcctaagatttaccaagtgaataggggtaaaagttcggaATAAATCGGTATAATTCGGAATaaattggtaaatcttaggttttaccggaaaatcttggggtttaccacagtccgggcttttacagtaacatatatactcaTAATTGACACGTTCCACACGGCGTCCGCTGATGAGATGGACGGGTCGAACGTGCCCGTCACCGTCTATACCGCGTCCATAATTTCTCAACAGGCTTTATAATCTACTGTCATAGTAATGCAGAATAAAGTTAACGAcagttgatatattattatctctccCCAGTCTCCATCCGTCACATAGCCAGCGCCGGCGATGTAAACACTGGCAACGGCATGGGGTTCATGTTTTCTTACACCACTATAACTTGATTGTTTTCACTACTCTTATTGGTTAATATTGCAAACAATGTTTTGCAACATCTTAACATTGCCTTCTTTCGTAGGTTAAGGCTACTCGTAAAATGTAAATTACTATATTGTGTACAGTTCTAAGTATAGATGTTAGTTATTGTGTAACACTAGTTtgtacttttaataaatttattattgactaGACAAATTGTtgtcatttttaataatacataataattatgtaaatcatTCAACATTCATCTATTTACTCTAATAAATTGTCTTGGTAATAAGGGTTCAGTGTACAGGACAAAGGTAAAttcaagaacaaaaaaaaactatttattgattaattaaactattattttatgttattgatcCAATTCAgcttttgtaaaatgttaagtttacATAAACACATCAAGTGAGCTTTGAGCTAGACTCTGATCACAAgtgattattttacaaaagctGAGGGGCCAGACGTGGTGTTGTCT
Coding sequences within:
- the Pfdn2 gene encoding prefoldin 2, coding for MSKPAPKNLKAKTSEEVFTGLQMLRSEQRQLANKITELEMDLNEHKIVIETLRGVDKTRKCFRMIGGVLVERTVNEVLPELENNCEQLPKAIKALEEQLENKGRTINEYVQQNNIHWQNVHDKKEQEPEQPAKSNVLVASG
- the Sec3 gene encoding exocyst complex component Sec3, which gives rise to MKFEESLVAKEWESGREAACGDVSQWSAGGEATPSDAALGALLEDAEPSDDDAERRVRRLGSRLARLDALNVGGMLAAATESGGAGAALAARLEDGLGAGAALSQRLRRYEALARAAPAAPHARTDAARADANARALLAELGDLYRWLDAAPLRDLDSLAEVSLTSADGRARALAAGEALRAALRAEAAAPAARRRLSAVRERLRRLARAKDQLAAALARHLNNALIHLGNEAAHEARPHRHHPELLPYAPFMRWLKDMDDKSFDALAKVYVSTWSRVYEREVRAAVETARTALAAAPPDRADEPLDNVLSLVENLCNAEQDFCAQFFFLDVDVKGDGSDGERSERSEGERNEAGRARAGTETRRFMSELFPALESDLVALVAHVERHDPYGAMRALACVGRRVLGAGEAAAGGEARWARAALAGVAVAAKRGADRSVAERLAALPDAVKQAAKKPKCGVLSFVGELERLSAACEAIFAASGRRADLDRWYVSLAGAMVQTIRHATHPRTPRAVLHMENFHRLHAALCALRVPALDALRRECRARYSDALRAYVTQYFGRPLEKLTQFFEGVAEAVAQGVREDEVCYRAAFSKHELRRVLALYPAPEVRKSLHRLYRTVEKHLSEEGGLLQVVWRAMQEEFIAQHVALQARIAACYPAAGLALPLTTQHILDAFSDIAREH